The following proteins come from a genomic window of Rutidosis leptorrhynchoides isolate AG116_Rl617_1_P2 chromosome 10, CSIRO_AGI_Rlap_v1, whole genome shotgun sequence:
- the LOC139870840 gene encoding uncharacterized protein: MVIKAHIENCIAGRIYTDTGAGADIMYEPCFVQLPERVKETMKDTLVPLASFANDLSWSKGSILLEVVLGKSPFKRTTHIEFLIVKANSQYNVILRRSAMMTFGAITSTVHGMMKYPTSTRIATLYAEQKTIECVQINRTTVKPIILDDGSVSPNPAFPDQKIIIGNTLTNQTKEKLYNILAANIYVFAWQVSDMTGVPRHIAEHKLNVTPNIPPVFQKKRGMAPERKNILREEVRNLVDVGILKEVKYQTWVANPIMVKKPDNTWRICVDFTGINEACPKDNYPLPEID; this comes from the coding sequence ATGGTGATTAAAGCTCATATAGAAAATTGTATTGCTGGAAGAATATATACTGATACTGGAGCAGGAGCAGATATCATGTATGAACCCTGTTTCGTACAATTACCAGAAAGAGTAAAAGAGACGATGAAAGACACGCTTGTTCCTTTAGCAAGTTTTGCTAATGATCTGTCATGGTCCAAAGGAAGTATACTTTTAGAAGTAGTGTTGGGGAAATCACCATTCAAAAGAACAACTCATATCGAGTTTCTTATAGTAAAAGCGAATTCACAATATAATGTCATTTTACGACGTTCAGCTATGATGACTTTTGGAGCTATAACATCAACAGTACATGGAATGATGAAGTATCCCACATCGACTAGGATAGCAACACTGTACGCTGAACAAAAAACAATTGAATGTGTACAGATAAATCGTACAACTGTTAAACCAATTATTCTTGATGATGGATCAGTTTCACCAAATCCAGCATTCCCAGATCAAAAAATTATCATTGGAAACACATTAACAAACCAAACAAAAGAAAAGCTTTACAATATCTTAGCTGCCAATATATATGTATTCGCATGGCAAGTTTCTGATATGACTGGAGTACCACGGCACATTGCTGAGCATAAGCTTAATGTGACTCCTAATATTCCACCAGTTTTTCAAAAGAAAAGAGGTATGGCTCCTGAACGGAAAAATATTCTGAGAGAAGAAGTTAGAAATTTGGTGGATGTCGGAATATTAAAAGAAGTCAAGTATCAAACCTGGGTGGCAAATCCAATAATGGTGAAAAAACCAGATAACACATGGAGGATATGTGTGGATTTTACAGGCATAAATGAAGCTTGCCCGAAAGATAATTACCCTTTACCAGAAATAGACTAG